The proteins below come from a single Alligator mississippiensis isolate rAllMis1 chromosome 2, rAllMis1, whole genome shotgun sequence genomic window:
- the LOC132248365 gene encoding interferon epsilon-like — translation MSTMRLLHICLVLLFSTEISSQHCDLLSFQQKKLNKDSLELLEKMGGNFPFQCFSERTDFKSMQDVLKLQLSQKENAKLAIQNILQEIFTVFSKNLTQTAWDEISIITFQNKLHQQIERLEACLGFQKEKDGTKMGSDGLVLTKLKIKRYFQGIYNFLEEKQYSLCAWEIIRMEMTRGFLLVDQLTKSI, via the coding sequence ATGTCTACAATGCGTTTGCTGCACATTTGCCTTGTACTACTCTTCTCCACTGAAATCTCATCACAGCACTGTGATTTGCTTAGCTTCCAGCAGAAGAAACTAAACAAAGATAGCTTAGAGCTCCTGGAGAAAATGGGGGGAAATTTTCCCTTCCAATGCTTCAGTGAAAGGACTGATTTCAAGTCCATGCAAGATGTTCTCAAGCTCCAATTGTCCCAGAAAGAAAATGCGAAGTTGGCAATTCAGAACATCCTCCAAGAGATCTTCACAGTCTTTAGCAAAAACCTCACACAAACTGCCTGGGATGAGATTTCCATCATTACCTTCCAAAACAAACTTCACCAGCAAATTGAGAGACTGGAAGCCTGTTTGGGTTTCCAGAAGGAGAAGGATGGAACCAAGATGGGAAGTGATGGTCTAGTGCTCACCAAGCTGAAAATCAAAAGATATTTCCAGGGAATATACAATTTCTTGGAAGAGAAGCAGTACAGCCTGTGCGCCTGGGAAATCATCCGCATGGAAATGACCAGAGGTTTTCTGCTTGTTGACCAACTCACAAAAAGTATTTAA